A single Cucumis melo cultivar AY chromosome 4, USDA_Cmelo_AY_1.0, whole genome shotgun sequence DNA region contains:
- the LOC103503645 gene encoding probable rhamnogalacturonate lyase B isoform X1 codes for MKNSNSFSSILFCLFSSFLFPFISSTTPSWPPMNSRHAVSTAATPPPPLQLHIIDQHVVMDNGIIKVNLSNPKGMVNGIEYGGIENLLSTDNDEDDRGYWDIVWNLEGSSGTKGILDRLETTDFKVIVENEEQIELSFSRTYNNSSTGGKLIPLNIDKRFVMLRNSSGFYTYAIYEHLKEWPAFNLDNTRIAFKPRKDKFHYMAVADKRQRLMPLPDDRKPPRGQALAYPEAVLLVDPIEPQFKGEVDDKYQYGCESKDSRVHGWISTDPPIGLWQISPTEEFRSGGPLKQFLTSHVGPTTLTVFHSTHYAGEDMVIKFGDNEPWKKVFGPIFIHLNSLPEGEDPLRLWQNAKEQMMAEVQSWPYGFIASEDFPKSDQRGTVSGRFLIRERYVSDESVPASGAYVGLALPGGLGSWQNESKGYQFWTRADQNGSFSLNNVRSGNYSLYGWVPNFIGNYQYSAFIVVTPGSDINVGELVFEPPRDGPTLWEIGIPDRTAAEFYIPDPNPKYINKLYVNHSDRFRQYGLWERYAELYPNEDLVYTVGLSDYKKDWFFAQVTRKIGDNKYAGTTWKIKFQLDSPDTHGTYRLRLALATAHAAELQVRLNDAQALPPLFTTGLIGKDNTVARHGIHGLYRLYTVDIPGGELVVGNNTILLTQASSNSPFVGIMYDYIRLEGPLTSKM; via the exons atgaaaaacagtaattctttttcctcaattttattttgccttttctcttcttttctcttccctttcatctcttcaacaacaCCCTCATGGCCGCCGATGAACTCCCGACACGCCGTCTCGACGGCCGCCACGCCACCCCCGCCGCTGCAACTGCACATTATCGACCAACAT GTTGTGATGGACAACGGAATAATTAAAGTCAACTTGTCAAATCCTAAGGGTATGGTCAATGGAATAGAGTATGGAGGGATCGAAAACTTGCTTTCTACTGACAACGATGAAGATGATAGAGG ATATTGGGACATCGTTTGGAATTTGGAAGGAAGTTCAGGAACCAAGGGGATTTTAGATCG ATTGGAAACAACAGACTTCAAGGTAATTGTCgaaaatgaagaacaaataGAACTCTCATTCAGTAGAACTTACAACAATTCATCCACGGGTGGCAAGCTCATTCCCTTAAACATCGACAAAAG GTTCGTGATGCTTCGTAATTCATCAGGATTCTATACGTACGCCATTTACGAACACTTGAAAGAATGGCCTGCGTTTAACCTCGACAACACTAGAATCGCATTCAAGCCACGAAAAGACAA GTTTCATTACATGGCTGTAGCAGATAAGAGACAAAGACTCATGCCTTTGCCTGACGATCGAAAGCCACCGCGAGGGCAAGCCTTAGCTTATCCGGAAGCCGTCCTTCTTGTCGATCCCATAGAACCACAGTTCAAGGGAGAG GTGGATGACAAGTACCAATACGGCTGCGAAAGCAAAGACAGTCGGGTTCACGGGTGGATATCCACCGACCCGCCCATTGGCCTTTGGCAAATCTCACCCACCGAGGAATTCCGCTCCGGTGGACCCCTCAAACAATTTCTCACCTCCCACGTCGGTCCCACAACCCTCACC GTTTTTCATAGCACTCATTACGCAGGAGAGGATATGGTTATAAAGTTCGGAGATAATGAGCCATGGAAGAAGGTTTTTGGTCCTATCTTTATCCATCTCAATTCCTTGCCTGAAGGAGAGGATCCGCTTAGACTTTGGCAAAATGCTAAAGAACAG ATGATGGCTGAAGTTCAAAGTTGGCCTTACGGTTTCATTGCTTCTGAGGATTTTCCCAAATCCGATCAACGAGGCACCGTCAGCGGCAGATTCCTAATCCGGGAGAG ATATGTGAGTGATGAATCTGTGCCCGCAAGTGGTGCTTATGTGGGCTTGGCACTTCCTGGAGGACTTGGGTCTTGGCAAAATGAAAGCAAG GGGTACCAATTTTGGACTAGAGCAGATCAGAATGGAAGTTTCTCTTTGAATAATGTTCGCAGTGGAAATTATAGTCTTTATGGATGGGTCCCCAATTTTATTGGCAATTACCAATACAGTGCTTTCATCGTCGTAACCCCAG GCAGTGATATCAATGTGGGTGAACTTGTTTTTGAGCCACCAAGAGATGGTCCTACATTGTGGGAAATAGGCATTCCTGACCGTACCGCTGCAGAATTCTATATACCCGATCCTAATCCAAAGTATATCAATAAACTCTATGTTAATCATTCAGATCG GTTTAGGCAGTATGGATTATGGGAAAGATATGCGGAGTTATATCCCAACGAGGATCTAGTTTACACAGTTGGCCTTAGTGACTACAAGAAAGATTGGTTCTTTGCACAAGTTACCAG GAAAATAGGGGACAACAAATATGCCGGAACTACCTGGAAAATCAAGTTCCAACTTGACAGTCCAGATACTCATGGAACATATAGGCTGCGTCTTGCATTGGCCACTGCACATGCTGCAGAGTTACAA GTCCGGCTGAATGATGCACAAGCACTTCCTCCATTATTTACAACTGGATTGATTGGAAAGGACAATACTGTAGCTAGACATGGAATCCATGGTCTCTATCGACTGTACACGGTTGACATTCCGGGCGGTGAGCTTGTGGTGGGCAACAATACAATTCTTCTTACGCAAGCAAGTAGCAACAGCCCTTTTGTGGGGATCATGTACGATTATATTCGTCTAGAAGGACCCTTAACATCCAAAATGTAA
- the LOC103503645 gene encoding uncharacterized protein LOC103503645 isoform X2: MKNSNSFSSILFCLFSSFLFPFISSTTPSWPPMNSRHAVSTAATPPPPLQLHIIDQHVVMDNGIIKVNLSNPKGMVNGIEYGGIENLLSTDNDEDDRGYWDIVWNLEGSSGTKGILDRLETTDFKVIVENEEQIELSFSRTYNNSSTGGKLIPLNIDKRFVMLRNSSGFYTYAIYEHLKEWPAFNLDNTRIAFKPRKDKFHYMAVADKRQRLMPLPDDRKPPRGQALAYPEAVLLVDPIEPQFKGEVFHSTHYAGEDMVIKFGDNEPWKKVFGPIFIHLNSLPEGEDPLRLWQNAKEQMMAEVQSWPYGFIASEDFPKSDQRGTVSGRFLIRERYVSDESVPASGAYVGLALPGGLGSWQNESKGYQFWTRADQNGSFSLNNVRSGNYSLYGWVPNFIGNYQYSAFIVVTPGSDINVGELVFEPPRDGPTLWEIGIPDRTAAEFYIPDPNPKYINKLYVNHSDRFRQYGLWERYAELYPNEDLVYTVGLSDYKKDWFFAQVTRKIGDNKYAGTTWKIKFQLDSPDTHGTYRLRLALATAHAAELQVRLNDAQALPPLFTTGLIGKDNTVARHGIHGLYRLYTVDIPGGELVVGNNTILLTQASSNSPFVGIMYDYIRLEGPLTSKM, translated from the exons atgaaaaacagtaattctttttcctcaattttattttgccttttctcttcttttctcttccctttcatctcttcaacaacaCCCTCATGGCCGCCGATGAACTCCCGACACGCCGTCTCGACGGCCGCCACGCCACCCCCGCCGCTGCAACTGCACATTATCGACCAACAT GTTGTGATGGACAACGGAATAATTAAAGTCAACTTGTCAAATCCTAAGGGTATGGTCAATGGAATAGAGTATGGAGGGATCGAAAACTTGCTTTCTACTGACAACGATGAAGATGATAGAGG ATATTGGGACATCGTTTGGAATTTGGAAGGAAGTTCAGGAACCAAGGGGATTTTAGATCG ATTGGAAACAACAGACTTCAAGGTAATTGTCgaaaatgaagaacaaataGAACTCTCATTCAGTAGAACTTACAACAATTCATCCACGGGTGGCAAGCTCATTCCCTTAAACATCGACAAAAG GTTCGTGATGCTTCGTAATTCATCAGGATTCTATACGTACGCCATTTACGAACACTTGAAAGAATGGCCTGCGTTTAACCTCGACAACACTAGAATCGCATTCAAGCCACGAAAAGACAA GTTTCATTACATGGCTGTAGCAGATAAGAGACAAAGACTCATGCCTTTGCCTGACGATCGAAAGCCACCGCGAGGGCAAGCCTTAGCTTATCCGGAAGCCGTCCTTCTTGTCGATCCCATAGAACCACAGTTCAAGGGAGAG GTTTTTCATAGCACTCATTACGCAGGAGAGGATATGGTTATAAAGTTCGGAGATAATGAGCCATGGAAGAAGGTTTTTGGTCCTATCTTTATCCATCTCAATTCCTTGCCTGAAGGAGAGGATCCGCTTAGACTTTGGCAAAATGCTAAAGAACAG ATGATGGCTGAAGTTCAAAGTTGGCCTTACGGTTTCATTGCTTCTGAGGATTTTCCCAAATCCGATCAACGAGGCACCGTCAGCGGCAGATTCCTAATCCGGGAGAG ATATGTGAGTGATGAATCTGTGCCCGCAAGTGGTGCTTATGTGGGCTTGGCACTTCCTGGAGGACTTGGGTCTTGGCAAAATGAAAGCAAG GGGTACCAATTTTGGACTAGAGCAGATCAGAATGGAAGTTTCTCTTTGAATAATGTTCGCAGTGGAAATTATAGTCTTTATGGATGGGTCCCCAATTTTATTGGCAATTACCAATACAGTGCTTTCATCGTCGTAACCCCAG GCAGTGATATCAATGTGGGTGAACTTGTTTTTGAGCCACCAAGAGATGGTCCTACATTGTGGGAAATAGGCATTCCTGACCGTACCGCTGCAGAATTCTATATACCCGATCCTAATCCAAAGTATATCAATAAACTCTATGTTAATCATTCAGATCG GTTTAGGCAGTATGGATTATGGGAAAGATATGCGGAGTTATATCCCAACGAGGATCTAGTTTACACAGTTGGCCTTAGTGACTACAAGAAAGATTGGTTCTTTGCACAAGTTACCAG GAAAATAGGGGACAACAAATATGCCGGAACTACCTGGAAAATCAAGTTCCAACTTGACAGTCCAGATACTCATGGAACATATAGGCTGCGTCTTGCATTGGCCACTGCACATGCTGCAGAGTTACAA GTCCGGCTGAATGATGCACAAGCACTTCCTCCATTATTTACAACTGGATTGATTGGAAAGGACAATACTGTAGCTAGACATGGAATCCATGGTCTCTATCGACTGTACACGGTTGACATTCCGGGCGGTGAGCTTGTGGTGGGCAACAATACAATTCTTCTTACGCAAGCAAGTAGCAACAGCCCTTTTGTGGGGATCATGTACGATTATATTCGTCTAGAAGGACCCTTAACATCCAAAATGTAA
- the LOC103503644 gene encoding probable rhamnogalacturonate lyase B: protein MSSKAVRLQIRDHHVVVDNGILQLTLSKPDGIITGIRYNGVDNLLEVLNPESNRGYWDLVWNSPGSMGIFDVIKGSRFSVIVENEEQVELSFVRMWDPSLEGKFVPLNIDKRFIVLRGSSGFYSYAIYEHLKDWPDFDIGETRITFKLRKDKFQYMAVADNRQRVMPLPDDRLSGRCQTLAYPEAVLLTDPKNSALKGEVDDKYQYSCENNNLKVHGWISTNPPTGFWQITPSDEFRSGGPLKQSLTSHVGPTTLAIFLSAHYAGQDLVPKFRAGEPWKKVFGPVFLYLNSTSVGDDPFWLWEDAKIQMMAEVESWPYSFPASEDFSKKDQRGMVSGRLLVFDRYVDQDYLPGSGAFVGLSAPGEVGSWQRECKGYQFWTRADDGGYFTINHVLTGDYNLYAWVPGFIGDYRCDALVNVSQGSCIEMGDLVYEPPRDGPTLWEIGIPDRSASEFYVPDPNPIYINKLFVNHPDRFRQYGLWDRYAELYPDEDLVYTVGTSDYRKDWFFAHVPRKTNSNSHEGTTWQIKFQLDRVDRKSMYMLRVAIASATLAELQVRVNDPRSKRPLFTSGLIGRDNSIARHGIHGIYWVYSVSVAGCHLVEGENTIFLTQPRCTSPFQGIMYDYIRLEGPPTK, encoded by the exons ATGTCATCCAAAGCCGTCCGGTTGCAGATACGAGATCATCAT GTGGTGGTGGATAATGGTATATTGCAACTAACTTTATCAAAGCCTGATGGAATTATCACTGGCATACGATATAATGGTGTTGACAATCTACTTGAAGTTCTTAATCCTGAATCTAATAGAGG GTACTGGGACCTTGTTTGGAATTCTCCAGGAAGCATGGGAATATTTGACGT GATTAAAGGGTCAAGGTTTAGTGTTATAGTGGAAAATGAGGAACAGGTTGAGCTTTCTTTTGTGAGAATGTGGGATCCCTCCCTTGAGGGCAAGTTTGTTCCTTTGAATATAGACAAAAG GTTCATAGTACTACGTGGTTCCTCTGGATTTTACTCTTATGCTATTTATGAGCACTTGAAGGATTGGCCTGATTTCGATATTGGTGAAACCAGGATCACCTTTAAACTTAGAAAAGACAA GTTTCAGTACATGGCTGTAGCTGACAATAGGCAGAGAGTCATGCCCTTGCCTGATGATCGGTTATCTGGAAGATGCCAAACTTTGGCCTATCCTGAAGCTGTCTTGCTTACTGATCCCAAGAACTCTGCTCTCAAGGGTGAG GTGGATGACAAATACCAATACTCGTGTGAAAACAACAACTTAAAGGTTCATGGATGGATAAGCACCAACCCACCCACCGGGTTTTGGCAGATTACACCCAGTGATGAATTTCGGTCAGGTGGGCCTCTTAAGCAAAGTCTAACATCACACGTGGGACCTACAACCCTTGCT ATATTTCTTAGTGCTCATTATGCGGGACAAGATTTGGTGCCAAAATTTAGAGCTGGTGAGCCATGGAAGAAAGTTTTTGGCCCTGTTTTTCTATATCTTAATTCAACCTCAGTTGGAGATGACCCATTTTGGTTATGGGAGGATGCTAAAATACAG ATGATGGCAGAAGTCGAAAGTTGGCCATATAGTTTCCCTGCATCAGAGGATTTCTCAAAAAAAGATCAACGGGGTATGGTTAGTGGTAGGCTACTGGTTTTTGACAG GTATGTGGATCAAGACTATCTTCCAGGCAGTGGAGCCTTCGTCGGATTGTCTGCACCAGGAGAAGTGGGATCATGGCAGAGAGAATGCAAA GGATATCAATTCTGGACTAGAGCAGATGATGGTGGTTATTTTACCATCAACCACGTACTCACCGGTGACTATAATCTATATGCATGGGTTCCTGGCTTCATTGGAGATTATCGCTGTGACGCCCTCGTCAATGTAAGCCAAG GATCTTGCATTGAAATGGGTGATCTTGTATATGAACCTCCTAGAGATGGGCCTACGCTTTGGGAAATAGGCATTCCCGATCGCTCTGCGTCCGAGTTCTATGTTCCTGATCCTAAtccaatatatattaataaactcTTTGTCAACCATCCTGACAG GTTTCGACAGTACGGGTTGTGGGACAGATACGCTGAATTGTACCCAGACGAGGATTTAGTATACACAGTTGGCACAAGTGACTATAGAAAAGATTGGTTCTTTGCTCATGTCCCTAG GAAGACAAACAGTAATTCACATGAAGGAACTACTTGGCAAATCAAATTTCAACTCGATAGAGTGGATCGCAAGAGTATGTATATGCTACGGGTTGCAATTGCTTCTGCTACTCTTGCTGAATTGCAG GTCCGGGTAAATGATCCGAGATCGAAGCGACCTTTGTTTACGAGTGGGTTGATAGGGAGAGACAATTCAATTGCAAGACATGGAATTCATGGAATTTATTGGGTTTATAGCGTGAGCGTAGCAGGGTGTCATCTTGTTGAAGGAGAAAACACAATCTTCTTGACTCAGCCACGCTGCACCAGCCCTTTTCAGGGTATCATGTATGATTATATCCGTCTCGAAGGTCCTCCAACAAAGTGa